In a genomic window of Candidatus Tumulicola sp.:
- a CDS encoding DEAD/DEAH box helicase codes for MTESFHPLVDGWFRDRFQRPTEPQIQAWPAIATGGDLLLAAPTGSGKTLAAFLTSLDGLIRKAEARTLPDRTLIVYVSPLKALTNDVRKNLELPLSELTAAAQAAGIALQPIRTAVRTGDTTAAQRRQMLTKPPHVLVTTPESLFILLTAERSRALLTGVTAVIVDEIHAVANSKRGAHLMLTLARLDELVAQTGGPRPQRIGLSATVSPIETIGAFLGDRTKIVNVGNRRDMELSIAVPSDELGAVASGEMWAEIYDRVAETVRTYRTTLVFVPTRRMSERVAFALTERLGEGIVLPHHGSLSREARFEAENRLKEGSIRAVVATASLELGIDIGTVDVVVQLGTPRSIATALQRIGRSGHWVGATPRGILYATTRDELLECMALVRALRSGEMDALEIPPPAMDILAQQIVAACASHEWSATDLYDRFRSTYSYHDLTRGDFDAVVSLVADGITTARGRSGTFLHHDRVNGMLRARRGARLFAITCGGAIPDNANYTVIAEPEGQIVGSLDEDFAIESMAGDIFLLGTNSWKIRRVENGVVRVEDAHGSPPTIPFWNGEGLGRTIELSREVGALRDDIDARNDAEAIELLMTQCAADRPGAEQIVAYIRAGKAGLGAIPTCRRVVAERFFDEAGGMQLILHAPFGARVNRAWGLALRKRFCVGFNFELQAAATDNGIVISLAEQHAFPLDAVFEFLKSSSVETVLTQALLPAPMFEARWRWNAVRALTIARMRGGRKVPPQLLRMRAADLLASVFPDQAACPENLTGPIRIPDHVLVRETIGNCLHEAMDIDGLVEILRDIEAGTIETVAIDTAEPSAFCHEILNANPFAYLDDAPLEERRTRAVTLRRFSRDDGDGAGILDRAAIATVAEESWPVVRDAEELHDALSTLIVLPPVAQWQAWYDELQLQHRAALVTIGGKPFWTCAERLTLVRLAFGVTETAPPMAAVDGMPLPDDEAAAFTEVVRGWLECSGPVTVAEMGERLASPVDAVSSAMLRLESQGQVLRGSFRGTGDQEWCNRRVLARIHRLTIGRLRREIEPATASEFARFLYRWQHAAAGTRLHGIDGTLAVIKQLEGYEIPAAAWESQILPRRIAGYKPEFLDRLCYSGDVMWGRISPHPALQADEDEDRRRRVRPTKLAPVSLFVRSSAGSLIVRGEYSLDGLSECSRQVLVAIERRGAPFFAEIVSECRRLPAEVEEALWQLVAAGLVTADGFDALRSLIDAKRRLGEKGLRARPRSSSGRWTRLQASSETIDPEAFARRLLDRWGIVFRDVTARESISPRWRDVLLSLRRMEARGEIRGGRFVATVVGEQFALPEAIEALRAARRSGVVDDVDPVSAYDPLQFAATLLPQSAASNVVEQRRGA; via the coding sequence GTACCCTGATCGTGTACGTGTCGCCGCTCAAAGCGCTAACGAACGACGTCCGCAAAAATCTCGAACTGCCACTGAGCGAACTGACGGCCGCAGCACAGGCCGCCGGGATCGCGCTCCAGCCGATCCGTACAGCCGTACGAACCGGCGACACGACCGCCGCGCAGCGCCGGCAGATGTTGACCAAGCCGCCGCACGTGCTGGTAACGACGCCGGAGTCGCTCTTTATTCTGCTTACGGCCGAGCGTTCGCGCGCTCTGCTCACCGGCGTCACCGCGGTCATCGTCGACGAAATTCATGCCGTCGCGAACAGCAAACGTGGCGCGCATTTGATGCTGACGCTCGCGCGTCTCGACGAGTTGGTTGCGCAAACCGGCGGCCCGCGACCACAGCGCATCGGACTCTCCGCGACCGTTTCACCGATCGAGACGATCGGAGCGTTTCTCGGAGATCGAACGAAGATCGTCAACGTCGGTAACCGCCGCGACATGGAACTGTCGATCGCCGTCCCTAGCGACGAACTGGGTGCGGTCGCCAGCGGCGAGATGTGGGCCGAAATTTACGATCGCGTGGCCGAAACGGTTCGCACGTACCGAACCACCCTCGTCTTCGTTCCAACTCGTCGCATGAGCGAGCGCGTCGCGTTCGCGCTCACCGAACGATTGGGTGAAGGCATCGTGCTCCCGCATCACGGGAGCCTCTCGCGCGAGGCGCGCTTCGAGGCCGAGAACCGTCTGAAAGAAGGCTCGATTCGCGCCGTCGTCGCCACCGCATCGCTGGAGCTCGGCATCGATATCGGCACGGTCGACGTCGTCGTGCAACTGGGCACGCCGCGCTCGATCGCCACGGCGCTGCAACGCATCGGACGTTCGGGCCACTGGGTTGGAGCGACGCCCCGCGGCATCTTGTATGCGACCACTCGCGACGAGTTATTGGAATGCATGGCGTTGGTGCGCGCGCTTCGTTCGGGCGAAATGGATGCGCTCGAAATTCCGCCGCCGGCCATGGACATCTTGGCGCAACAAATTGTGGCCGCGTGCGCGTCCCACGAATGGAGCGCAACGGATTTGTACGACCGCTTTCGATCGACGTATTCGTACCACGACTTGACGCGGGGCGATTTCGACGCGGTGGTTTCGCTCGTCGCCGACGGCATTACGACCGCCCGCGGTCGCAGCGGAACGTTCTTGCACCACGACCGCGTCAACGGTATGCTTCGAGCCCGTCGCGGCGCCCGGTTGTTCGCGATCACCTGCGGCGGCGCGATTCCCGATAATGCGAACTACACGGTGATCGCCGAGCCCGAAGGGCAAATCGTTGGATCGCTCGACGAAGATTTCGCAATAGAAAGCATGGCCGGTGATATCTTCTTACTCGGAACGAATTCTTGGAAGATTCGGCGCGTCGAGAATGGCGTGGTGCGAGTAGAGGACGCGCACGGGTCGCCGCCCACGATTCCGTTTTGGAACGGCGAAGGACTGGGTCGAACGATCGAACTTTCGCGCGAAGTCGGCGCGTTGCGCGACGATATCGACGCGCGGAACGATGCCGAAGCCATCGAGCTCCTGATGACGCAATGCGCGGCGGACCGGCCGGGCGCAGAACAAATCGTAGCCTATATTCGCGCGGGTAAAGCCGGTCTCGGCGCGATCCCGACCTGTCGCCGTGTGGTCGCGGAGCGGTTTTTCGACGAGGCCGGCGGAATGCAGTTGATTCTGCACGCTCCATTCGGCGCGCGCGTGAATCGCGCATGGGGCCTGGCGTTACGGAAGCGCTTCTGCGTCGGGTTTAATTTTGAATTACAAGCGGCGGCGACCGATAACGGCATCGTGATTTCGCTGGCCGAGCAGCATGCCTTTCCGCTCGATGCGGTGTTCGAGTTCCTCAAATCGTCCAGCGTCGAAACGGTATTGACGCAGGCGTTGCTGCCCGCGCCGATGTTCGAAGCGCGGTGGCGCTGGAACGCCGTGCGCGCATTGACGATCGCGCGCATGAGGGGCGGCCGGAAGGTCCCGCCGCAACTGCTGCGTATGCGGGCGGCCGATCTGCTGGCCTCGGTCTTTCCCGACCAGGCCGCGTGTCCTGAAAATTTAACCGGACCGATCCGCATTCCCGATCACGTGTTGGTGCGCGAAACCATCGGCAACTGTTTACACGAAGCGATGGATATCGACGGGCTCGTCGAGATCTTGCGCGATATCGAAGCCGGAACCATCGAAACGGTCGCGATCGATACGGCCGAACCATCGGCCTTCTGCCACGAGATTCTCAACGCGAACCCGTTCGCATATCTCGACGACGCACCCCTCGAGGAGCGTCGTACGCGCGCCGTGACGTTGCGACGGTTTTCGCGCGACGACGGCGACGGTGCCGGCATTCTGGATCGCGCAGCGATCGCTACCGTGGCCGAAGAGTCCTGGCCGGTTGTGCGCGACGCCGAAGAACTGCACGATGCTTTGTCGACATTGATCGTGCTACCGCCCGTCGCGCAGTGGCAAGCGTGGTACGATGAACTGCAGTTACAACATCGTGCGGCCCTCGTGACGATCGGCGGGAAACCGTTCTGGACGTGCGCCGAACGGTTGACGCTCGTACGCCTCGCGTTCGGCGTTACCGAGACGGCTCCGCCGATGGCGGCCGTCGACGGCATGCCGCTTCCCGACGACGAAGCAGCCGCGTTCACCGAAGTGGTGCGCGGTTGGTTGGAGTGCAGCGGTCCGGTGACCGTTGCGGAAATGGGCGAACGGCTAGCGTCGCCGGTCGACGCCGTTTCGTCAGCGATGCTGCGGCTCGAATCGCAAGGACAAGTGCTTCGAGGCAGCTTCCGCGGCACCGGCGATCAAGAATGGTGTAACCGGCGCGTACTCGCGCGCATCCATCGTTTGACCATCGGTCGCCTACGGCGCGAGATCGAACCGGCGACGGCGTCCGAATTCGCGCGCTTTCTGTATCGCTGGCAGCATGCGGCCGCCGGGACGCGTCTGCACGGTATCGACGGCACGTTGGCGGTTATCAAACAGCTCGAAGGATACGAAATACCTGCGGCTGCGTGGGAGTCGCAGATTTTGCCGCGTCGCATCGCCGGCTACAAGCCGGAGTTCTTAGATCGTCTTTGTTATTCGGGCGACGTGATGTGGGGCCGCATTTCGCCGCACCCCGCATTGCAAGCCGATGAGGACGAAGATCGACGCCGCCGCGTGCGGCCGACGAAGCTCGCGCCGGTATCATTGTTCGTCCGTAGTTCGGCCGGGTCGCTGATCGTGCGCGGCGAGTATTCGCTGGATGGTTTATCCGAGTGCTCGCGGCAAGTGCTCGTCGCCATCGAACGTCGCGGCGCGCCGTTCTTTGCCGAAATCGTGAGCGAGTGCCGGCGTCTGCCCGCCGAGGTTGAGGAAGCGTTGTGGCAATTGGTGGCTGCGGGTTTGGTAACGGCCGACGGCTTCGATGCGCTGCGTTCGCTGATTGATGCCAAGCGTCGTTTGGGTGAAAAAGGTTTGCGCGCGCGGCCGCGTTCGTCGAGCGGCCGTTGGACACGGTTACAGGCTTCGTCCGAAACGATCGACCCGGAAGCGTTCGCACGCAGACTGCTCGACCGCTGGGGCATCGTGTTTCGCGACGTTACCGCGCGCGAATCGATCTCGCCGCGTTGGCGCGACGTGCTGCTCTCGCTGCGCCGGATGGAAGCGCGCGGCGAAATTCGCGGAGGACGTTTTGTCGCAACGGTCGTCGGCGAGCAGTTCGCGCTGCCCGAAGCGATCGAGGCGTTGCGTGCGGCGCGGCGCAGCGGCGTCGTGGACGATGTCGATCCGGTATCCGCGTACGATCCGTTGCAGTTCGCCGCGACGCTGCTTCCGCAATCGGCTGCATCGAACGTCGTCGAACAACGACGCGGAGCGTAG